One genomic window of Maribacter aquivivus includes the following:
- a CDS encoding endo alpha-1,4 polygalactosaminidase: MHLISLYLLFLPFTNNWTYSKTIGVGGGNFIVCYGKLDANSVKGYDLVILEPGHYEAHDIEIFKAHNNRVAAYISLTEVNKNSRYFKALSQFTMGNNEYWESCYIDIRDKNAKKVVLNIVDDILDKGFNALFLDNLDNVSQWGALKGFELDLVSLIMDIHIMNKHIYLIQNSGFFLNDYLQNITNAILVESLFSSYDFDTSSYAWRDDYSKNIMLDRINETRSKTSKKIYVLEYAEAPHMKSQLSKKLDSLKLEYYIGYIELQQLVTLNSK; the protein is encoded by the coding sequence ATGCATCTTATTAGTCTTTACTTATTATTTCTTCCATTTACGAATAACTGGACTTACAGTAAAACTATAGGTGTAGGCGGAGGAAATTTTATCGTATGTTATGGTAAGTTAGATGCTAATTCAGTTAAAGGATATGACCTCGTAATTTTAGAACCGGGTCATTATGAAGCTCATGATATTGAGATCTTTAAAGCTCATAATAATAGAGTAGCAGCTTACATTAGTCTAACAGAAGTAAACAAAAACTCCAGATATTTTAAAGCCCTTTCACAATTTACCATGGGTAATAATGAATATTGGGAAAGTTGTTATATAGATATACGAGATAAGAATGCAAAAAAAGTAGTGCTCAACATCGTCGATGATATCTTGGATAAAGGTTTTAATGCCTTGTTTTTGGACAATCTTGACAATGTTTCACAATGGGGTGCTTTAAAAGGGTTTGAATTGGATTTGGTTTCCCTGATTATGGATATTCATATCATGAACAAGCATATTTATCTAATTCAAAATTCTGGCTTCTTTCTAAATGATTACCTACAAAATATCACTAATGCCATATTGGTAGAGTCCCTCTTCAGTTCTTATGATTTTGATACCAGTTCATATGCATGGCGAGATGATTATTCCAAAAATATAATGTTAGACCGTATCAATGAAACCCGTTCTAAAACTTCTAAAAAAATATATGTTCTAGAATATGCAGAAGCACCACATATGAAATCGCAACTGAGTAAAAAATTAGATAGCCTCAAATTAGAGTATTACATAGGGTATATAGAATTGCAGCAATTGGTCACACTAAATAGCAAATAA